From the Arthrobacter sp. PM3 genome, one window contains:
- a CDS encoding alpha/beta fold hydrolase, whose product MTTDTSDSTILLIPGHWLGAWAWDAVLEHLTSLGHRAIPLTLPGLDETDTDRMTRTLDEQAAAIERAARANSGPVVVVAHSGANAPVSLVLNQHPGLINRVIWVDSGPATPGIAFAPDFPQEAEGLSLPPFEMLGEQASLEGLNADQLQRFRERAVSEPGPVLRQIVHVTNDARFDVPTTFVCCSMTSSQITELTKAGHPMFAEVANLKSVHYVDLPTGHWPMWSRPSDLARIIAAEALNN is encoded by the coding sequence ATGACAACCGACACAAGCGATTCGACGATCCTTCTCATCCCCGGCCACTGGCTGGGAGCCTGGGCATGGGACGCAGTCCTGGAGCACCTGACGTCCTTGGGCCACCGGGCGATCCCCCTGACGCTGCCCGGACTCGACGAAACAGATACCGACCGGATGACCCGGACGCTGGACGAGCAGGCCGCGGCCATCGAACGGGCCGCCAGGGCCAACTCGGGTCCGGTGGTCGTCGTGGCCCATAGCGGAGCCAATGCACCGGTGAGTCTTGTGCTAAATCAGCACCCCGGGCTGATCAATCGAGTGATTTGGGTTGACAGCGGGCCGGCAACGCCAGGGATCGCGTTCGCGCCCGATTTTCCACAGGAGGCGGAGGGGCTCTCGCTGCCGCCCTTCGAGATGCTCGGGGAGCAAGCCAGCCTTGAGGGCCTGAACGCCGATCAACTGCAGCGGTTCCGCGAACGTGCGGTGTCCGAGCCCGGACCCGTGCTTCGTCAGATCGTGCACGTCACCAATGACGCCCGCTTCGACGTACCCACCACCTTCGTTTGCTGCTCAATGACGAGCTCCCAGATCACGGAACTGACCAAGGCCGGTCATCCCATGTTCGCCGAGGTTGCCAATCTCAAGAGCGTTCACTACGTCGACCTTCCGACGGGCCACTGGCCGATGTGGAGTCGCCCATCCGACCTCGCCCGCATAATCGCCGCGGAAGCCTTAAACAACTGA
- a CDS encoding DUF1877 domain-containing protein, with translation MGIRYYAYAFESDQTEKALADPLTVIGSDPLADACGLEPGFTQGVTDFRQSLPERDLLYLDKAWPYLQRLTAPRSSDAAARAAYRMFEGEVTYADDGFTWRPWVRALPPRDVALIARDLESINDADIKAGLSGSCSSGQLLESELAYATASLHRARGFVHAVASDGRGFACMIG, from the coding sequence ATGGGAATCAGATACTACGCATACGCGTTTGAGAGCGATCAGACCGAGAAAGCACTTGCTGACCCCCTCACCGTGATCGGCTCCGACCCGCTCGCGGACGCGTGTGGCCTCGAACCCGGCTTCACTCAGGGCGTCACAGACTTCCGGCAATCCCTGCCGGAACGCGACCTCCTCTACCTCGACAAGGCATGGCCGTACCTCCAGCGGCTCACTGCTCCGCGTTCTTCGGATGCGGCGGCCAGAGCGGCCTACCGAATGTTCGAAGGGGAGGTGACATACGCCGACGATGGTTTTACGTGGCGCCCATGGGTGCGCGCGCTTCCGCCTCGCGACGTCGCACTGATCGCCCGGGACCTTGAATCGATCAACGACGCCGACATCAAGGCCGGCCTGAGCGGGTCCTGCTCGTCTGGTCAGTTGTTGGAGTCCGAGTTGGCCTATGCCACCGCGTCCCTGCATAGAGCCAGAGGCTTCGTCCACGCGGTGGCCTCGGACGGGCGGGGATTCGCCTGCATGATCGGTTGA